The segment AGATCCGAACACACATTTTGGTCGGGAGAAACTTGTAGATAATCTGAGTTTGCACTGGTTTGCTTTGGGAGGGGCAGGCGCTATCCGCCTTTATCATGAAGCAGGCCGCGATCCGGGAATGTCCGGACGTGTAGAAGTGCCTACTGCTATCGCGATGCCATTACGTGATGGGATCACGGTGCCAGCTCCACGCAGGTGGGCAGAACGTTTCTATAATGTCCAGCAATGGACAATTATGGAATCAGGAGGCCACTTTCCGGAATGGGAAGTGCCAGAGGAATTAGTACGGGACATTCGTAAATTTTTTGTAAGTCTGAGTACATAGTTTCTTAACAGAGTAAAGTAATCTGCTGAGCTACTTGCTACCATAGAAATTATCCCCATACAAGTTGGCTGGTTAATTCACTATATCAACACAACTTCTCTGAAAACTTTGTCTCAACCCCTTATCTGTAAAAAACAGGTCCGAAACGAACTATCTTTATGCAAACAGATCTTCAAGCTATTGTATCAGCCTTTTTAACCGTATTGGAAAACCGTACGTCATCCGATGAAATCGAACTGTTTTATCATCCGGATGCTAGTCAGATTGAATATCCCAACACCCTAACCAAAAACCTGACCAAGCGAGATCTGAAGGAACTGAAGGCTGCTTCTGACAGGGGATTGAAGGTATTGCAGAAAGAAAAATATGAAGTGTTGCACTCCTATGCATATGGCAACACTGTAATTATTGAAGTTGTATGGACTGGTGTTCTCACTATTCCATTAGGCAGCATTCCAGTAGGGGGAGAGATGAAGGCCTATTTTGCTCAGTTTTTTGAGTTTATGGATGGAAAGATCATTCGTCAGCGTAACTACGATTGCTTCGAACCCTTTGGTAGTTAATCCAATTCTGAATGATGACTGGTGAAAAACAAAGATTTAGTGCTAATGGGCTTGTGGTACTTTATCAGAATTGTTTTGGGTAAGGCTGGGCAACAGGCTAAAGATACACGAGATATATTCAGAAAAGCCTGGTTGATTTGCCAACTATTCTGCAATCCTTTTTGGAAATTTTAATCCTTTTTTAAGATTTTTTTAAGCTCGTTTTAAGCTTTCTGTACTTTCTTTGTACCAAAGGCTCCCATAAGTATAGAGATTTAGTAGCCAAATGATCAGCAATCAACTCTCTGCAATCAGAACGGTTGAATCGTATCAGACTATACTTATTGAGCAAGATCCTTCAATCGCTATGGCCATTACTTGTTTTCAGAAGAGAAATATCCTGGAAATTCTTTTCTTTCGATCGTGGATAATCTTCTCTACGGAGTATACTCTGTTCCATTACCTCTAAGGGGCTATTTTCATGAACGTAGGACAGTAGATCTAACTCCATTATCCAGGTATGCCTGGCTGTCTTTTGGATACACACTCTAAAGCAAGATCTTAAAAATTATGAAGCCCTATGATGTAGGATTTACCATTGCGTGCAATGCGCAAACATATGCTTACCCGTTGGTAGAATCTACCTGTTCCATTCTTCTCTTGTGTGATTAGTTGATTGTGCATGTAGGGAACTCAACGACTGATGTGTTTGAGTTCTTAGAAAGTTACTAAAGATCAGATAAAACAACTTATCGGAATAAAAACGTCAATAGAAAATGAAAAAGGTACTAAACAAACCGGGTTTATCAATGCAGTATCGAATGGCATGTGCGGTTATGATTGTGGGAGGTCTTATGCTTCTCGCTTATTCAATCAGTCACCAGTTTATTCCCATTCAGATGATTTATAATCAGTTTGACATGCTTCGCGGAATAGGTGCTACCGTTGGATTGGGTCTGTTCCTGATGGGTCTTTTTTCTATCATTAAGGACAAACAAAGGTACAAATAAACATGTACCAACCTCCTTATATACATACTGACAACAGCCTATCATTATTGATGGCTATTAGCACAAAAATCGTATTTCAGGAAAAATTAAATGGCCAGCATACGGATAGTAAAAAAGATATTCATACTGCTTACAACTGCAAATCTGCTACATCAATGAAACCGTTCCTGTTGAATAAGGAACCTCTATATACTTACCTCTAATTTTTAGCTTGTGAAAACTACAGCATGCCTTCTTGATAGCCCGGTATTTGTACTCGAAAACTCACTGACCGAAAGTCAGAAGAGTTTCTTTCATAAAAATGGTATCATTCAGTTTAAAAACTTTATCAGCAGAGACACAGTCAATTTGTTTCTGAGAGAGATTCATGCCATTGAGAAAAAGTGGCTCGATCAGAAGATTGAGAAGATAAACGGTATCCCCTTAAAATTTGGGCAGGATCAGAATGGAAACCGTATGATCCAACGCCTGGCATTCACCTCTTTGTACAGTGATGTACTCAGAGAGTTCTTACAGGATTCACGCCTGCAATCTCTGATCGAATTGCTCTATCCGTATGAAGGACGCATAGGGGAAAATGAAAAAGATGGGTTGGTGGTCAATCATTATGTTCGTACACCCAATAGCAATTTTTCACAGATGGGATGGCATACCGATAGTCCCAGAGATCTGTTTATGGGTCAGCGTATCATGCCGATGCTGAATGTGGGCATTCACCTGGATGATTGTTCGTTTGAAAACGGAGGCTTGCGGGTCTTGCCTGGAACCCATAAGCAGGGGATGTTAAAGCTGTTGTTTTCCAAAAAGTACTTTATTGATCACAATCCTGATCCTAAGGAAGCAGGCTTGAATGTAGATGCAGGGGATCTGACGGTACATGATGGCAGAATCTGGCACAGAGTGCACATTTCACCTCATTTCGGAGAGAAGAGCCGGCGTAGAGTGATGTACATTCCTATCATTACAGGAGATTATAAACCTAAAGATGAATCTAGCAAAACTCCTTTTTACCACCGCTTTGCCAATAAGATCTTGAGATGATCTTTGCTTACTGCCAGCATAATCGGCAGGTTAGACGCTGTCTGCTGTTTTGTTGGCCTGATTGCAGGATGTGTCTAATAGTACTCTTGCAAATACTGTTGTAATAAAATACTTCCTAAGCATTTCCTGGGGTTTACTCTTTCCTTTTCTTTCTCCATTTGCAATGGGTGTTAGACTTTCTTGTGT is part of the Xanthocytophaga agilis genome and harbors:
- a CDS encoding nuclear transport factor 2 family protein, which produces MQTDLQAIVSAFLTVLENRTSSDEIELFYHPDASQIEYPNTLTKNLTKRDLKELKAASDRGLKVLQKEKYEVLHSYAYGNTVIIEVVWTGVLTIPLGSIPVGGEMKAYFAQFFEFMDGKIIRQRNYDCFEPFGS
- a CDS encoding phytanoyl-CoA dioxygenase family protein — translated: MKTTACLLDSPVFVLENSLTESQKSFFHKNGIIQFKNFISRDTVNLFLREIHAIEKKWLDQKIEKINGIPLKFGQDQNGNRMIQRLAFTSLYSDVLREFLQDSRLQSLIELLYPYEGRIGENEKDGLVVNHYVRTPNSNFSQMGWHTDSPRDLFMGQRIMPMLNVGIHLDDCSFENGGLRVLPGTHKQGMLKLLFSKKYFIDHNPDPKEAGLNVDAGDLTVHDGRIWHRVHISPHFGEKSRRRVMYIPIITGDYKPKDESSKTPFYHRFANKILR